The proteins below are encoded in one region of Patescibacteria group bacterium:
- a CDS encoding ribonuclease J, with translation MAFFSRPKPKQQMQTFQAKGEKLRIISLGGVDVTKNMYVFETDQDIIIVDCGIAFPDENMPGIDLIIPDITYLKDKKNKIRAMFLSHGHEDHRGALPYILPELPRIPIYGTKLTIGLAQIKCEEAGIKADWRVADLKSPIQAGSFSVSFVHVAHSIPDSSNLIIKTPAGVVYYGSDFKFDWTPVDGYPTEVQKIANAGYNGVELLMSDCVRVEKSGYTLSEQKIEETFEQQIQKCRGKFFITTTSSNISRIQQAVNVAQRHNRKIVFAGRSIEQNAEVAVRLGYLTLPKDKIIRIEDVSRYPANQIMVLATGSQGQDNSALSRIANGEHKIKINEGDVVVFSQDPIPGSESAVDQLIDTLIKAGAEVYYSAILDDVHVSGHEAADGLKLMLNLVKPKYVWPIGGTIRHIKHYAKLAIDSGYKPEQIITPSEGQIVNIESGKAKVDGFVEVKNILIDGLGVGDVGNVVLRDRLTMSADGVVMVIVPVEKATGKIVGNVDIVSRGFVYMKESDELIGEAKQVVRDTLADHQGPMSDFRFLRRHITDHLEKFLFEATHRRPLILPVIVEV, from the coding sequence ATGGCTTTTTTTAGCAGACCGAAACCAAAACAACAAATGCAGACTTTCCAGGCTAAAGGCGAAAAACTGCGCATTATTTCCCTGGGCGGTGTCGATGTCACCAAAAACATGTATGTTTTTGAAACCGACCAGGATATTATTATTGTCGATTGCGGTATCGCCTTTCCCGACGAAAATATGCCTGGGATCGATCTGATCATCCCCGACATCACCTACCTGAAGGATAAAAAGAATAAGATCCGGGCGATGTTTTTAAGCCATGGCCACGAGGACCATCGCGGAGCCTTACCCTACATACTGCCGGAGTTACCACGAATTCCTATTTACGGCACAAAGTTAACCATCGGTCTTGCCCAGATTAAATGCGAAGAGGCCGGCATCAAGGCTGATTGGCGCGTTGCTGACTTAAAAAGTCCTATCCAGGCGGGCAGTTTTTCCGTCAGTTTTGTTCATGTCGCTCACTCAATTCCCGACTCCTCGAACCTGATTATTAAAACTCCGGCCGGTGTCGTCTATTACGGTTCTGATTTTAAGTTTGACTGGACCCCGGTTGACGGCTACCCAACGGAAGTGCAAAAGATTGCCAACGCCGGATATAACGGCGTGGAACTTTTAATGTCCGACTGCGTCCGGGTAGAAAAGTCCGGCTACACCCTCTCGGAACAAAAAATTGAGGAAACTTTTGAACAACAAATCCAAAAATGCCGGGGAAAGTTTTTTATTACAACAACATCATCAAATATCAGCCGCATTCAACAGGCCGTCAATGTGGCCCAAAGACATAACCGCAAAATTGTTTTTGCCGGAAGAAGCATTGAACAAAACGCCGAGGTAGCCGTTCGCCTGGGCTATCTGACTTTGCCCAAAGACAAGATTATTCGGATTGAGGATGTTAGCCGCTATCCGGCAAACCAAATCATGGTTCTGGCGACCGGCTCTCAAGGACAGGACAATTCTGCTCTTTCTCGAATTGCCAACGGCGAACATAAGATAAAAATTAACGAAGGTGATGTGGTGGTCTTCTCTCAGGATCCGATTCCCGGCAGCGAATCGGCTGTCGACCAGCTGATTGACACCCTCATTAAAGCCGGAGCCGAAGTATATTATTCCGCCATCTTGGACGATGTCCATGTCTCCGGCCACGAAGCCGCGGACGGTTTGAAACTTATGCTTAATTTAGTCAAACCAAAATATGTCTGGCCAATTGGCGGCACCATTAGACATATTAAACACTACGCCAAACTGGCGATCGATAGCGGCTATAAACCGGAACAGATTATTACTCCGTCCGAAGGCCAGATAGTTAACATCGAGAGTGGCAAAGCCAAAGTCGACGGCTTTGTAGAAGTGAAAAATATTTTGATTGATGGTCTGGGCGTTGGTGATGTTGGCAATGTTGTTCTTCGCGACCGATTAACTATGTCCGCGGACGGAGTGGTTATGGTCATTGTGCCGGTAGAAAAAGCCACGGGCAAGATTGTGGGCAATGTGGATATTGTTTCCCGGGGATTTGTCTATATGAAAGAGTCAGATGAGCTAATCGGTGAAGCCAAACAAGTCGTCCGGGACACCCTCGCCGACCACCAAGGGCCCATGTCTGACTTCCGCTTTTTACGCCGACACATCACTGACCATCTCGAGAAATTTCTCTTCGAAGCTACCCACCGCCGCCCCCTGATCCTTCCGGTAATTGTTGAAGTGTAA
- a CDS encoding uracil-DNA glycosylase: MDKQQKLEEIAKEIAATKGGPMESFGSNPVPGEGNPDSEVLFIGEAPGFHENQQRRPFVGVSGQLLRKTMAANGFNEKDVFITNIVKFRPPENRDPTPQEIEYFRPFLDEQIEVIDPKFIVTLGRYSMYKFLGQGASITRIHGQPRTIKWNGKTRIIFPMFHPAAALRDPHVMQTFKDDFAKLKELVDKHEATQKTEAKEEKKDSEQLKLV; this comes from the coding sequence ATGGATAAACAACAGAAACTAGAAGAAATAGCTAAAGAAATAGCTGCGACCAAAGGCGGACCGATGGAATCTTTTGGCAGTAACCCGGTTCCCGGCGAGGGCAATCCGGACAGCGAAGTCCTGTTTATTGGGGAAGCTCCGGGCTTTCATGAAAACCAACAAAGACGGCCGTTTGTCGGCGTGTCAGGACAATTACTACGCAAGACCATGGCTGCCAACGGCTTTAACGAAAAAGATGTTTTTATTACCAATATTGTTAAGTTCCGGCCGCCGGAAAACCGCGACCCGACTCCGCAGGAGATCGAGTATTTCCGGCCATTTCTTGATGAACAGATTGAAGTTATCGATCCAAAGTTTATCGTCACTCTGGGAAGATACTCGATGTATAAATTCCTGGGGCAAGGAGCCAGCATCACCAGAATTCACGGCCAACCCAGGACTATAAAATGGAACGGCAAAACTCGTATAATATTCCCAATGTTCCATCCGGCCGCGGCCCTGCGCGATCCGCACGTGATGCAGACATTCAAAGACGATTTCGCCAAGCTAAAAGAGTTGGTAGACAAACACGAAGCGACACAAAAAACTGAAGCGAAGGAAGAGAAAAAAGATAGCGAGCAGCTCAAACTAGTCTAA